A genomic window from Exiguobacterium acetylicum DSM 20416 includes:
- the mce gene encoding methylmalonyl-CoA epimerase, with translation MKLDHTGIAVRDMQEAISFYTNVLGGTLTREYSNPAPGVASNIAVIEFDDAHIELLTPTSPDSPIARFLKQRGKGVHHIAYRVEDLDRAIEEAKQQGLTFLEDTYRTTPFGRRLIYMNPRHSHGVITELCDYPENP, from the coding sequence ATGAAATTAGACCACACTGGAATTGCTGTTCGCGACATGCAGGAAGCCATTTCATTTTATACAAACGTGCTTGGAGGGACCTTAACAAGAGAGTACTCGAATCCCGCACCTGGTGTTGCTTCCAATATCGCGGTCATCGAGTTCGATGATGCACACATCGAGTTGTTGACGCCAACAAGTCCAGATAGTCCGATCGCACGTTTTTTAAAACAACGCGGAAAAGGTGTCCATCACATTGCTTATCGCGTAGAGGATTTGGATCGAGCGATTGAAGAAGCAAAACAACAAGGATTAACATTTTTAGAAGATACGTACCGAACGACGCCATTCGGGCGACGACTGATTTATATGAATCCTCGGCATTCACACGGCGTCATTACAGAACTCTGTGATTATCCGGAGAACCCATAA
- a CDS encoding organic hydroperoxide resistance protein — MSNVILTSRASAVGGRDGKVASDDNVINLDLVMPGTKGKEDIPTSNPEQLFAAGYAACFDGAYNLMARQAKKRVETRTNSEVSLLQDEADNGVKIAAKLVVEVVGVSQEEAEDLLEKTHNFCPYSKATRGNIDVDLSVKVVDSL; from the coding sequence ATGTCAAACGTCATTCTTACTTCACGTGCATCTGCAGTTGGTGGTCGCGACGGGAAAGTCGCTTCAGACGATAACGTCATCAATCTCGATTTAGTTATGCCAGGAACAAAAGGCAAAGAAGACATTCCGACATCAAACCCGGAACAGTTATTCGCAGCAGGATATGCCGCTTGTTTTGATGGTGCCTACAACTTAATGGCGCGCCAAGCAAAAAAACGAGTCGAGACGCGGACGAATTCAGAAGTCAGCCTCTTACAGGATGAGGCGGATAACGGTGTAAAAATTGCAGCAAAACTCGTCGTCGAGGTCGTTGGCGTATCGCAAGAAGAAGCCGAAGACTTACTAGAGAAGACGCACAACTTCTGCCCGTACTCGAAAGCGACACGTGGCAACATTGATGTCGATCTTTCTGTTAAAGTCGTCGATTCATTGTGA
- a CDS encoding type 1 glutamine amidotransferase domain-containing protein gives MSKKVAVVLADHFEDVEFTGPVDALKEAGHEITVIGAKKGAELVGKQEEAKVNVDLSIDETSAADYDALLIPGGFSPDLLREDERFVSFVEEFDMSKKPIFSICHGPQLMINAKIVKGRKMTGYKSIRIDLENAGVDFADEEVVVDDNFVSSRQPDDIPAFNREIVAKLG, from the coding sequence ATGTCTAAAAAAGTAGCAGTTGTACTCGCCGATCATTTTGAAGATGTCGAATTCACTGGACCTGTTGATGCGTTAAAAGAAGCGGGGCACGAGATTACTGTCATTGGTGCCAAAAAAGGTGCGGAACTTGTTGGGAAGCAGGAAGAGGCGAAAGTAAATGTTGATCTCTCGATTGATGAGACTTCAGCAGCAGACTATGATGCTCTCCTGATTCCAGGCGGATTTTCACCGGATTTACTTCGAGAAGACGAGCGTTTTGTCTCATTCGTTGAAGAATTCGATATGTCGAAAAAACCGATTTTTTCGATCTGCCATGGACCACAATTGATGATTAACGCAAAAATCGTCAAAGGAAGAAAAATGACAGGTTATAAATCGATTCGAATTGATTTAGAGAATGCTGGTGTGGACTTTGCAGATGAAGAAGTTGTCGTCGACGATAACTTCGTCTCAAGCCGTCAACCGGACGATATTCCCGCATTCAATCGGGAAATCGTAGCCAAACTCGGCTAA